The sequence TTCTGCGTCAACCCGTGGAGCAACCGCAACCGGGGAATGATCTTTATCTTCCCTCCCTCAGCGCCTTACGGCTGCCGTTTTGGCGAACGGGCTCGCTACGACGAAGCCAATCATGGCCTCTGGGGAAAGCTGACCCCATCGAAGGCTTGATCGGCCTGTCGGCCAATGCGCCGGTGGCCCAGAATGACTACCAACGGAACTCCCTCTCGTGCCATGGCTGACTTCAGCATCCTGATCATCTCTCACAACAAGCCGCTTTCAGTCAAAGAGGCCATTCAGGGCGTGTTGGACCAAACACACCCGAACTGGGAGGCCACTCTCATGGACAGCGGTGTGCTGCTGAACCGGGGCTTCTTTGCATACCTCACAGACCCCAGAGTCACGGTGATTTCAACCGGAGAGACGCCGGAGTTTGCCAGGACCAGAAATATGGCCTCCTGGTGCCTCAACCAGTGGCTGAATTCAGACCGTGCCAAGGGCGAGTTGATCATGTACCTGTGTGACGACGACCTGCTTTACCCGGAAGCGTTTGAGACTTACTGGAATTTCTACTGCCAGAACAACCGTGTTCCGCAAGCCATGTATGCCTCGCAGGATATCGGCGTGGTGGATCCGGAGGGCAAGACCCGAGTCACTGGCCGCCGGATCGCGGACCGTCCCAGAGGCCGCTTTTGCGGTGGCCGGAGACTAGACTGCCGCGTGGACAGCCTTCAGCTCTGTCACACTTCGCGGATCCTTGAGGAGTTCCGCCGGGTCTATAAGACCTCCAAGTTTCACTCCGATGATAAGCGCGACGCCCATCATGCTGACGGCATCTTCATGGAGCAACTCGGCGCGCTGACCAAAGTCTATAA is a genomic window of Candidatus Paceibacterota bacterium containing:
- a CDS encoding glycosyltransferase family A protein; protein product: MADFSILIISHNKPLSVKEAIQGVLDQTHPNWEATLMDSGVLLNRGFFAYLTDPRVTVISTGETPEFARTRNMASWCLNQWLNSDRAKGELIMYLCDDDLLYPEAFETYWNFYCQNNRVPQAMYASQDIGVVDPEGKTRVTGRRIADRPRGRFCGGRRLDCRVDSLQLCHTSRILEEFRRVYKTSKFHSDDKRDAHHADGIFMEQLGALTKVYNIDKVLSMNRRTTESANLEYAVTPLGRSLATLRAKLRGAWDRVSRPRRY